Proteins encoded together in one Lachnospiraceae bacterium JLR.KK008 window:
- a CDS encoding ABC transporter ATP-binding protein, protein MKRYLKYVKPYWKSFILCPVLMLTEVLGEVLLPAFMANIINIGAVRHNVSYIVGMGMVMLLTALVMMLGGIGGAYFAARAAIHFAGDLRSDVFRKVQEFSFRNVDAFSTGSLVTRLTNDITQVQNVILIGLKLLLRAPGMLIGAVIMAFLMNPSLAVILLIVIPALAAAIGVIIRIAFPRFDLVQKKIDALNSRIQETLTNVRIIKSFVRSDFEKEKFAASNEDLKESGLRAFKVVILNMPVMMLAMNITTLAVVWTGGRQVLAGTMPVGDLTAFTTYIVQVLMSLMMLAMVLLQSSRAVASLRRITEVLDTEVDLMDDCSGRKDAVITRGDIVFEDVSFSYYKENQEKVLSHISLEIKAGETVGIIGSTGCGKTSLVQLIPRLYDVDEGSVYVDGIDVREYSLRHLRDSVSMVLQKNVLFSGTIAENLRWGDETADQDMIQEAAAAAQAAGFIGTFADGYETKLDQGGVNVSGGQKQRLCIARALLKHPKILILDDSTSAVDTATEAQIRKSFSTTLKDTTKIIIAQRITSVMDADKIIVMEEGKIAGIGSHAEMMAQCDTYREIYDSQMEKEVTA, encoded by the coding sequence ATGAAACGATATTTAAAATATGTAAAGCCATATTGGAAGTCATTTATACTTTGCCCGGTGCTGATGCTGACAGAGGTGCTGGGGGAAGTGCTGCTTCCGGCTTTTATGGCCAATATCATCAATATCGGAGCGGTGCGGCACAATGTCTCTTATATTGTGGGGATGGGAATGGTTATGCTGTTGACCGCATTGGTCATGATGCTGGGCGGCATCGGCGGCGCTTATTTTGCGGCCAGAGCGGCGATCCATTTCGCAGGAGATCTGCGCAGCGATGTATTTCGCAAAGTCCAGGAGTTTTCTTTTCGGAATGTCGATGCGTTCAGTACCGGTTCCCTTGTGACAAGACTGACAAACGACATCACACAGGTGCAGAATGTGATCCTGATCGGCTTGAAACTTTTGCTGCGGGCACCGGGGATGCTGATCGGAGCGGTGATCATGGCCTTTCTCATGAATCCAAGTCTGGCGGTCATTTTGCTGATTGTGATTCCTGCGCTGGCAGCGGCGATCGGGGTGATTATCAGGATCGCCTTTCCGCGGTTTGATCTTGTACAGAAAAAGATCGATGCGCTCAATTCGAGAATCCAGGAGACATTGACAAATGTGCGGATCATCAAATCGTTTGTCAGGAGCGATTTTGAGAAGGAGAAATTCGCAGCTTCCAACGAAGACCTGAAGGAATCGGGGCTGCGGGCCTTCAAGGTTGTGATCCTCAATATGCCGGTGATGATGCTGGCCATGAATATTACGACACTGGCGGTCGTGTGGACGGGCGGCAGGCAGGTGCTGGCGGGGACGATGCCGGTCGGCGATCTGACTGCATTTACGACCTACATTGTGCAGGTGCTGATGTCTCTGATGATGCTGGCCATGGTGCTTCTACAGAGCAGCCGGGCCGTCGCCAGCCTCAGACGTATCACGGAAGTGCTGGATACGGAAGTGGATCTGATGGATGACTGTTCCGGCAGGAAAGACGCGGTCATCACAAGAGGGGACATTGTGTTTGAGGATGTTTCTTTCTCTTATTATAAAGAGAACCAGGAAAAAGTATTGTCCCACATATCTCTGGAGATCAAAGCGGGAGAGACGGTCGGCATTATTGGTTCGACCGGCTGTGGGAAAACGAGTCTTGTGCAGCTTATTCCAAGGCTCTATGACGTGGATGAGGGCAGTGTCTATGTGGATGGAATCGATGTGCGGGAGTATTCTCTGCGTCATCTCCGGGACAGTGTGAGCATGGTGCTGCAAAAAAATGTGCTTTTTTCCGGCACGATCGCCGAAAATCTGCGCTGGGGAGACGAAACGGCGGATCAGGATATGATTCAGGAGGCGGCAGCGGCGGCGCAGGCGGCAGGATTTATCGGGACATTTGCGGACGGCTATGAGACGAAGCTCGATCAGGGCGGTGTCAATGTATCCGGCGGGCAGAAACAGAGGCTCTGCATTGCCAGAGCACTTTTGAAGCATCCGAAGATACTGATTCTGGACGACAGTACGAGTGCGGTGGATACGGCGACAGAGGCACAGATCAGAAAGAGCTTTTCGACAACGTTAAAAGATACAACGAAAATCATCATTGCCCAGCGCATCACTTCGGTGATGGATGCGGACAAGATCATCGTGATGGAAGAGGGAAAGATCGCAGGTATCGGAAGCCATGCGGAAATGATGGCGCAGTGTGACACTTACCGGGAAATTTACGATTCACAGATGGAGAAGGAGGTGACTGCCTGA
- a CDS encoding ECF transporter S component: MKNKKAFQIACTGLMAALSYVVFTFFQIKITLPGGDATSIHLGNAICVLGALILGGFYGGLGGAIGMAIGDLFDPVYVIYVPKTLILKFCIGIISGFVAHRLGHITYSSDRTHIFRWTVLSGAAGLLFNAVFDPLFGYFYKLLILGKPAAELVLAYNIASSALNAVTSLIVAVILYMALMPALKKAGLFIHIGE; this comes from the coding sequence ATGAAAAACAAAAAAGCCTTTCAAATTGCCTGTACCGGACTGATGGCGGCGCTGTCCTACGTCGTATTTACATTTTTCCAGATCAAGATCACACTGCCCGGCGGCGACGCCACGTCCATCCATCTCGGGAATGCGATATGCGTTCTCGGCGCTCTCATCCTTGGCGGCTTCTACGGCGGCCTTGGCGGCGCCATCGGTATGGCCATCGGTGATCTGTTCGATCCAGTGTACGTCATCTATGTGCCAAAAACACTGATTCTTAAGTTTTGTATCGGTATAATCAGTGGATTTGTCGCACACAGACTGGGGCATATCACATACAGCAGCGACAGAACACATATTTTTCGCTGGACAGTTCTCTCTGGAGCCGCCGGCCTTCTGTTCAACGCTGTCTTCGACCCGCTTTTCGGTTATTTTTATAAACTGCTCATTCTCGGCAAACCGGCGGCGGAACTCGTACTTGCCTATAACATCGCCTCCTCGGCGCTGAATGCCGTCACCTCTCTCATCGTTGCCGTCATCCTCTACATGGCGCTCATGCCCGCGCTCAAAAAAGCCGGACTGTTCATCCACATTGGGGAATGA